A genomic stretch from Burkholderiaceae bacterium DAT-1 includes:
- a CDS encoding helix-turn-helix transcriptional regulator, giving the protein MARFQHHETLPPDALMPVTSKAVDYSGEDETPRHQHDWGQFLYAVQGVMVVCTDAGQWIVPPTRGVYLPAGTPHWVRYMGPVQIRTLYIHPQSHPDLPMMLRAIEITPLLRELILAAMQIYDRYTLDSREGRVMLLLLDELTQMPALQLHLPHPADPRLARLCKDLLAQLDEPHALSFWADQFGMDERTIQRWFHRETGMTFGAWRQQARILKAVELLGQGEKVVDVALALGYDSPSAFTTMFKRHLGCTPSAYFG; this is encoded by the coding sequence ATGGCGCGCTTCCAGCATCACGAGACCCTGCCACCCGACGCCCTCATGCCGGTCACCAGCAAGGCAGTGGATTATTCCGGTGAAGATGAAACGCCGCGCCACCAGCACGACTGGGGACAATTTCTCTATGCCGTGCAGGGCGTGATGGTGGTGTGTACTGATGCCGGCCAGTGGATCGTGCCACCCACGCGCGGCGTGTATCTACCCGCCGGCACACCGCACTGGGTGCGCTATATGGGGCCGGTGCAGATTCGTACTCTGTATATCCATCCGCAGTCGCATCCTGATTTACCGATGATGTTGCGTGCGATTGAAATCACGCCGCTACTGCGCGAGCTGATTCTCGCCGCAATGCAGATTTATGATCGCTACACGCTCGATTCACGCGAGGGCAGGGTGATGCTGCTGCTACTGGATGAGCTGACCCAAATGCCCGCCCTGCAGCTGCATCTGCCGCATCCCGCCGATCCGCGTCTTGCAAGGCTGTGCAAAGACCTGCTGGCCCAGCTGGATGAGCCTCACGCACTCTCATTCTGGGCCGACCAGTTCGGCATGGATGAACGCACCATCCAGCGCTGGTTCCACAGGGAAACCGGCATGACTTTTGGCGCATGGCGACAGCAGGCACGTATCCTCAAAGCGGTGGAATTACTGGGGCAGGGCGAAAAAGTCGTCGATGTGGCGCTGGCGCTGGGCTACGACAGCCCGAGTGCCTTCACCACCATGTTCAAGCGCCATCTCGGGTGCACGCCAAGCGCATACTTTGGCTAG
- a CDS encoding MFS transporter, whose translation MPFPLIQTEGTQAMTTATMPRTDYRVLSAISATHLLNDMIQSLIVAIYPLIKGTYNLSFAQIGLITLVFQLTASLLQPVVGYITDKQPRPYSLPVGMGFTLVGLVLLSVANTFPLILLAAALVGTGSSIFHPESSRVARMASGGQHGLAQSLFQVGGNAGSAIGPLLAAMFIMPRGQHSILWFSLAALVGMAMLVKISSWYAHHRTGARGKAANAAGMTLPKSQVVRAIGLLLVLIFSKYFYVASISSYLTFYLMHRFGIDARDAQMHLFIFMAAVAVGTVAGGPIGDRIGRRYVIWFSILGVAPFTLLLPYVSLMWTTVLLVLIGVILSSAFGAILVYAQELIPGKVGTVSGLFFGFAFGMGGLGAAVLGKCADVWGIDAVYAVCAFLPLIGICAAWLPNLHTKRAA comes from the coding sequence ATGCCATTTCCTTTGATACAAACAGAAGGGACGCAAGCGATGACGACGGCGACCATGCCCCGTACGGACTACCGGGTGTTGAGTGCGATCAGTGCCACTCACCTGCTCAATGACATGATTCAATCGCTGATTGTGGCGATCTATCCGCTGATCAAGGGGACATACAATCTAAGCTTCGCGCAGATTGGCCTGATCACATTGGTGTTCCAGCTAACCGCATCGCTGCTGCAGCCTGTGGTGGGCTATATCACCGACAAGCAGCCGCGCCCGTATTCGCTACCGGTGGGCATGGGCTTCACGCTGGTGGGACTGGTGCTGCTGTCCGTAGCCAATACCTTTCCGCTGATCTTGCTGGCGGCGGCGCTGGTGGGGACTGGCTCGTCGATTTTTCATCCGGAATCGTCACGAGTGGCGCGCATGGCATCGGGCGGGCAGCATGGACTGGCGCAATCGCTGTTTCAAGTGGGCGGCAATGCCGGAAGTGCCATTGGCCCACTGCTGGCTGCGATGTTTATCATGCCGCGTGGTCAGCACAGCATTCTGTGGTTTTCGCTGGCGGCGCTGGTGGGCATGGCCATGCTGGTAAAAATCAGTAGCTGGTATGCGCATCATCGGACAGGTGCGCGCGGCAAGGCGGCCAATGCGGCGGGGATGACCTTGCCGAAGTCGCAGGTTGTACGGGCGATCGGATTGTTGCTGGTGCTGATTTTTTCAAAGTATTTCTATGTGGCCAGTATCAGCAGCTATCTGACCTTTTACTTGATGCACCGTTTCGGTATCGATGCACGCGATGCGCAGATGCACCTGTTTATTTTTATGGCAGCCGTGGCCGTGGGGACCGTCGCAGGCGGGCCCATTGGTGACCGCATTGGCCGACGCTATGTGATCTGGTTTTCCATTCTGGGCGTGGCGCCGTTTACGCTGTTGCTGCCCTATGTCAGCCTGATGTGGACCACCGTATTGCTGGTGCTGATCGGGGTGATTCTGTCCTCGGCATTTGGTGCGATTCTGGTATATGCCCAGGAGCTGATTCCCGGCAAAGTCGGCACGGTATCCGGCCTGTTCTTTGGCTTTGCATTCGGGATGGGCGGGCTCGGCGCGGCCGTGCTGGGTAAATGTGCCGATGTCTGGGGGATTGATGCAGTGTATGCCGTATGCGCCTTCCTGCCCTTGATTGGCATATGCGCAGCATGGTTGCCCAATTTGCACACCAAGCGTGCTGCGTGA
- a CDS encoding MFS transporter, with translation MSATQTKHKAFEALSIPGFPAFVATFVLTMMADNVEHVISYWVAYQTFHSASLGGFAVVSHWVPFLLLSVGVGALNDRFDSRRLIQLGGTCFALASLGWGVCFLTNTLTMPIAMALLVLHGFAGVFWMVSSQVLLYDIVGPEKLASAVRLNATARYFGVLVGPGVGSLIMYVFGPAKGIIFNAMLYLPLLIWMIRAPHHHRVKRLEQSAARRMNGLADIWQTIVAVRTIPHLGMMILLSGAASFFIGNSYQAQMPGFATDLGNIEPGLMYSLLLAADAAGALVAGICLEAGVKFTRITPVSALSFALAWALALAGFALSSHYLLALLCLFAAGFFELSFSSINQTIVQMNAPDAIRGKVMGLFSMASAGLRLFSGIFVGLVGAKVGIHFSLSAAALVFFLAAGTMLFLKRRAQILVAA, from the coding sequence GTGTCTGCAACACAAACAAAACATAAAGCTTTTGAAGCGCTGAGTATTCCGGGCTTTCCCGCCTTCGTGGCCACCTTTGTGCTGACCATGATGGCGGATAACGTCGAACACGTGATCAGCTACTGGGTGGCCTATCAGACCTTTCATTCGGCCTCGCTGGGCGGCTTTGCCGTGGTGTCGCACTGGGTGCCGTTTCTGTTGCTGTCGGTGGGCGTGGGTGCCCTGAACGACCGCTTCGATTCGCGCCGATTGATTCAACTGGGTGGCACCTGCTTTGCACTGGCGTCGCTGGGCTGGGGCGTGTGTTTTCTGACGAATACGCTGACCATGCCCATTGCCATGGCGCTGCTGGTGCTGCATGGATTTGCCGGGGTGTTCTGGATGGTGTCGAGTCAGGTGCTGCTGTACGACATTGTCGGGCCGGAGAAACTGGCCAGTGCGGTACGCCTCAATGCCACTGCACGTTACTTTGGCGTACTGGTGGGGCCGGGTGTCGGTAGTCTGATCATGTATGTGTTCGGGCCGGCCAAGGGCATCATCTTTAATGCGATGCTGTATCTGCCCCTGCTGATCTGGATGATACGCGCGCCGCATCATCATCGTGTCAAACGGCTGGAGCAATCTGCTGCACGGCGCATGAACGGGCTGGCGGACATCTGGCAAACCATCGTGGCGGTGCGCACCATTCCCCATCTGGGGATGATGATTCTGCTCTCGGGCGCGGCATCGTTCTTTATCGGCAACAGCTATCAGGCGCAGATGCCGGGCTTTGCCACCGATCTGGGCAATATCGAACCCGGCCTGATGTATTCGCTGCTGCTGGCGGCGGATGCGGCAGGCGCACTGGTGGCGGGCATCTGTCTGGAAGCGGGCGTCAAATTCACTCGGATCACGCCGGTGTCGGCCCTGAGTTTTGCACTGGCCTGGGCGCTGGCGCTGGCCGGATTTGCCCTGTCATCGCATTATTTGCTGGCGCTGCTGTGTCTGTTTGCGGCCGGATTTTTCGAGCTGTCGTTCAGCAGTATCAATCAGACCATCGTACAGATGAATGCGCCGGATGCGATCCGTGGCAAGGTGATGGGACTCTTCAGCATGGCGTCGGCGGGATTGCGTCTGTTTAGCGGGATTTTTGTGGGGCTGGTTGGCGCGAAAGTAGGCATTCACTTTTCGCTGTCGGCGGCGGCGCTGGTGTTTTTCCTGGCAGCAGGGACGATGCTGTTTCTGAAGCGCCGGGCGCAGATTCTGGTAGCGGCATAA
- a CDS encoding MFS transporter produces the protein MHTTSPPTRPPSPFGNRNFRWLVAGGIPSMLGDQFTQMALPWLVLKLTGDPLILGLVLSLISLPRAVFILLGGAVVDRYSPKHIFLATKLINMSLIGVLAVLVISGSITLHLIYVLALLIGLATAFSYPAGSSLMPLCMPADLLQPANGILMGLRQMSLLLGPAMAGGLIAVFGNDVVHGQTGLFGIGIAFAIDACCYGYSAWTLSHVVIDRAADHAPTISVWRSIGDGLRMFWQDTELRTLCLYFAIVSFFVGGPIQVALPVMANTRLDHGAASLGWLLTAHGAGTLLGMVMSGIKPNLRLRTLGATILAIDAIAGLAFIPFGHIATTAQGMMLLAPLGVLAGFVQVAVFTWMQRRVPPQMMGRAMSIFMFILMGVAPLASSLAGAALHVLTPTELFTGSGIILMIIAITGMLFTPMTRVGSVEDAPASA, from the coding sequence ATGCATACAACTTCACCGCCCACCCGACCGCCCTCGCCATTTGGCAATCGCAATTTCCGCTGGCTGGTCGCAGGTGGCATTCCCTCGATGCTGGGCGATCAGTTCACCCAGATGGCTTTGCCCTGGCTCGTCCTAAAACTCACCGGCGATCCGCTGATTCTGGGATTGGTGCTGTCGCTCATCAGCCTGCCGCGGGCGGTATTTATCCTGCTCGGTGGGGCGGTGGTGGATCGCTATTCACCCAAGCACATTTTCCTCGCCACCAAACTGATCAATATGAGCCTGATCGGCGTACTGGCCGTGCTGGTGATCAGCGGCAGTATTACGCTGCATTTGATTTACGTGCTGGCGCTGCTGATTGGCCTTGCAACCGCCTTTAGCTACCCGGCAGGGTCGTCCCTCATGCCTCTGTGCATGCCGGCTGATCTGCTGCAACCCGCCAACGGCATCCTGATGGGGCTGCGCCAGATGTCCCTCTTGCTTGGCCCCGCCATGGCCGGAGGGCTGATTGCGGTATTCGGCAATGATGTCGTCCACGGACAGACCGGCTTGTTCGGCATCGGCATCGCCTTTGCGATTGATGCCTGCTGCTACGGTTATTCGGCCTGGACACTGTCGCATGTCGTCATCGACCGCGCTGCTGATCATGCGCCGACGATATCAGTCTGGCGATCGATTGGCGACGGTCTGCGCATGTTCTGGCAAGACACCGAATTGCGCACGCTCTGCCTGTACTTTGCAATCGTCTCGTTCTTCGTGGGCGGGCCGATTCAGGTGGCCTTACCCGTGATGGCCAATACCCGTCTCGACCACGGCGCAGCCTCGCTTGGCTGGCTGCTCACCGCTCACGGGGCGGGTACGCTGCTGGGCATGGTCATGTCCGGTATCAAACCGAATCTGCGTCTGCGCACGCTGGGGGCGACGATTCTGGCGATTGATGCGATTGCGGGCCTGGCGTTCATCCCGTTCGGGCATATCGCCACAACCGCTCAGGGCATGATGCTGCTCGCGCCATTAGGCGTGCTGGCCGGCTTCGTACAAGTGGCGGTGTTTACCTGGATGCAGCGCCGTGTCCCGCCGCAGATGATGGGTCGCGCCATGAGTATCTTCATGTTTATCCTGATGGGTGTGGCCCCGCTGGCCTCGTCTCTGGCGGGTGCTGCACTGCACGTACTCACCCCCACGGAATTGTTTACCGGCAGCGGCATCATCCTGATGATCATCGCGATCACCGGTATGTTATTCACCCCCATGACACGCGTAGGCAGTGTGGAAGATGCACCCGCATCTGCTTAA
- a CDS encoding MarR family transcriptional regulator, with product MEQDHTLQFVLKLARAHAAVVRRLDARLSSIHGLSFTDFMVVHYLSETPEHKLRRSELADKLGLTASGVTRLLLPLEKIGVVGRESDPRDARVGYAVLTPAGQTLAQDARATAESICNDLTTHISSRQFDTVLQILGQLAGHA from the coding sequence ATGGAACAAGATCATACTCTTCAATTTGTACTCAAGCTTGCACGCGCTCATGCGGCAGTCGTCCGCCGTCTGGATGCGCGTTTATCCTCCATCCACGGCTTGAGTTTCACCGACTTCATGGTGGTTCACTACCTCAGTGAAACGCCGGAACACAAACTTCGCCGCAGCGAACTGGCCGACAAACTGGGTCTGACGGCCTCTGGCGTCACCCGCCTGTTGCTGCCGCTGGAAAAAATCGGTGTGGTGGGACGCGAATCCGATCCGCGCGACGCCCGTGTAGGGTATGCCGTCCTCACTCCTGCTGGTCAGACGCTTGCGCAGGATGCCCGTGCCACCGCCGAATCCATCTGCAACGATCTCACCACCCACATCTCCAGCCGCCAATTCGATACGGTGCTGCAGATTCTCGGCCAGCTTGCAGGACACGCTTGA
- a CDS encoding HD domain-containing protein encodes MNHIRVRHSDIDIGKPLPWDVYDEKGTLLLSKGYVVATENQVDRLISVGVFADANALKASRLAQYEAEQAEVFAAPVSTPWLDLRKRMELLYEDLDRVMASGQFVWQIQEIARQIDKLCTEKPELAQAIISLNQDGHYAIRHMLDTAVIVRLVARTLKFQPHYEMSAVCAALTMNLGTTMFQQQLKSQLEKPSEEQLEALHQHPVVAHKRLFDVGLRDDIWLTAVLQHHEVLDGSGYPGHLNGNAISMEAQLIRLADIYTARLIFREYRSAVPPTVALRDILNERGKKFDGTLAPKFIHAVGIFPPGLQIRLANGERGVVVRNGTSPNHPVVMALIDPQGNPIPGGVLRDTQLAEFGAKETIDPVTFKAYVDVDAIWG; translated from the coding sequence ATGAACCATATCCGGGTTCGCCATTCCGATATTGATATCGGCAAGCCGCTACCATGGGATGTGTACGACGAAAAAGGCACCCTCCTGCTCAGCAAAGGGTATGTCGTCGCCACAGAGAACCAGGTAGATCGGCTTATTTCCGTCGGTGTGTTTGCAGATGCAAATGCGCTGAAAGCCTCTCGTCTCGCACAGTATGAAGCTGAGCAAGCCGAAGTGTTTGCTGCGCCAGTTTCAACGCCCTGGCTTGATCTGCGCAAACGCATGGAGTTGCTATACGAAGATCTGGATCGCGTCATGGCATCCGGACAGTTTGTCTGGCAGATTCAGGAAATCGCTCGGCAGATCGACAAACTGTGTACAGAAAAGCCGGAGCTGGCTCAGGCCATTATTAGCCTGAATCAGGATGGGCATTATGCCATCCGTCATATGCTGGATACGGCGGTCATTGTGCGATTGGTAGCACGCACGCTCAAATTCCAGCCGCACTACGAAATGTCCGCAGTGTGCGCTGCGCTCACCATGAACCTTGGCACCACGATGTTCCAGCAACAGCTCAAATCCCAGCTGGAAAAGCCCAGCGAGGAACAGCTAGAGGCGCTGCATCAGCATCCGGTGGTCGCGCACAAACGGCTCTTTGATGTGGGACTACGCGACGACATCTGGCTCACGGCCGTGCTACAGCATCACGAAGTACTGGATGGAAGTGGTTATCCAGGCCATTTGAACGGAAACGCCATTTCGATGGAAGCGCAGCTCATCCGGCTGGCCGATATCTACACAGCGCGCCTGATCTTCCGGGAATATCGCAGTGCCGTGCCACCCACCGTTGCATTGCGTGACATCCTCAACGAACGCGGGAAGAAATTCGATGGCACGCTTGCACCAAAATTCATCCATGCAGTAGGCATTTTCCCGCCTGGCCTGCAAATCCGGCTAGCCAATGGCGAACGCGGTGTGGTGGTTCGCAATGGCACCTCGCCGAATCATCCGGTTGTGATGGCACTCATTGATCCACAGGGCAACCCGATTCCCGGTGGAGTATTGCGCGACACGCAGCTAGCTGAATTCGGTGCCAAGGAAACCATTGATCCGGTGACCTTCAAGGCCTATGTAGATGTGGATGCGATTTGGGGATAA
- a CDS encoding SiaB family protein kinase yields the protein MIDDLIGEYGELFAGGNVSFFYSGYISQPLLTAMVEGFKVKLDLEGLTGTTRRRLLSSLVEMTQNVIHYAMDSLTPSDQNDHQLRWGSICVILTGGHYQIECANRVSASQRDNIKAKLEKLRLMTHAEIKEYYAKVIREEAPADSKGAGLGLITIARDAQGPIEYRMIDDPERPDTAIFVIKATI from the coding sequence ATGATCGATGATCTGATTGGTGAATATGGCGAGTTATTCGCCGGTGGAAACGTCAGCTTTTTCTACAGCGGCTATATTTCGCAGCCCTTGCTCACCGCCATGGTCGAAGGCTTCAAGGTTAAGCTCGATCTGGAAGGGCTCACCGGCACAACTCGACGGCGACTACTCTCTTCGCTGGTGGAAATGACGCAGAACGTCATTCACTACGCCATGGATTCACTCACGCCAAGTGATCAAAACGATCATCAGCTACGCTGGGGCAGCATTTGCGTGATCCTCACAGGCGGCCACTACCAGATCGAATGCGCCAATCGAGTCAGTGCCAGCCAGCGAGACAATATCAAAGCCAAGCTCGAAAAACTTCGCCTGATGACGCACGCCGAAATCAAAGAGTATTACGCCAAAGTAATACGCGAAGAAGCGCCAGCCGATAGCAAAGGCGCTGGGCTTGGACTGATTACCATTGCGCGTGATGCACAAGGCCCCATTGAATACAGGATGATTGACGACCCGGAACGTCCGGACACCGCCATTTTCGTCATCAAAGCCACCATCTGA
- a CDS encoding DUF1987 domain-containing protein produces the protein MDNLFIAATASTPEIDFRFSDHTLTMKGESYPENAVSFYGNVLNAVREYLKHCNDTDITLNMALAYCNSSSTKLLFSMLETFSHAVKAGNRVTLYWYHEEEDDTLYDFGQEIHEDYPDLTFVDKPVESH, from the coding sequence ATGGACAACCTCTTTATCGCCGCCACTGCCAGCACACCGGAGATCGATTTCCGGTTCAGCGATCACACCCTCACCATGAAAGGTGAGTCTTATCCTGAAAACGCAGTGTCGTTTTACGGCAATGTACTCAATGCCGTCAGGGAATACCTGAAGCACTGCAACGATACCGACATCACACTCAATATGGCGCTGGCGTACTGCAACAGTTCTAGCACCAAGCTGCTGTTTTCCATGCTGGAAACCTTCAGCCATGCAGTCAAAGCCGGCAATCGTGTGACGCTTTACTGGTACCACGAAGAAGAAGACGACACGCTTTACGACTTTGGTCAGGAAATCCACGAGGATTACCCCGATCTGACTTTTGTCGACAAACCAGTTGAGTCGCACTGA
- a CDS encoding SpoIIE family protein phosphatase: MTRVEAVGPETSNYAVLAIFARDMDLPSLPVTDNGKPIGLIGRNVFMSGMATPEDQTEFGPQSCISFMDCNPLIVDEKLNIEALSFRVVEHGEQTLIGGFIVTRDDRYLGVGSSLALMRLIANLQAEKNRQIRHSIEYASLIQQAIMRVALENLRNSVSDSELIWEPRDVVGGDFYHFSTHEDGWFGAIADCTGHGVPGAFMTLIASSQLGQAIEHHDPRQPDLVMSGMNRGIKSLLGQIGPKSGFGLSDDGLDGALFWFNPAKRTLTYASAKTPLFVLYPDADDFTVFEGERTGVGYVDTPMDYRWSAHEIPVPPNTLMFITTDGLMDQIGGPKQIAFGKRRIRETVLAQRHDRTDVISMAVLNAYSLWQSDQPRRDDLTFLCFRP, encoded by the coding sequence ATGACGCGCGTGGAGGCTGTCGGCCCGGAAACCAGCAACTACGCTGTACTGGCGATCTTTGCCCGTGACATGGATCTACCCAGCCTGCCGGTGACGGACAATGGCAAGCCTATCGGACTCATCGGCCGGAATGTGTTTATGTCCGGTATGGCGACGCCGGAAGACCAAACGGAATTCGGTCCGCAGAGCTGTATCTCCTTCATGGATTGCAATCCATTGATTGTGGATGAAAAGCTAAACATCGAAGCCCTGTCATTCCGAGTGGTGGAACATGGCGAACAGACCCTGATCGGCGGCTTCATCGTGACACGCGATGATCGCTATCTAGGCGTTGGATCAAGCCTCGCGCTGATGCGCCTGATTGCCAATCTGCAAGCCGAGAAAAACCGCCAGATCCGTCACTCAATCGAATACGCTTCCCTGATCCAGCAGGCCATCATGCGCGTGGCACTGGAAAACCTGCGCAATTCGGTATCAGACAGCGAGCTGATCTGGGAACCGCGCGATGTAGTCGGGGGGGATTTCTATCACTTCAGCACACATGAAGATGGCTGGTTCGGCGCGATTGCTGACTGTACTGGACATGGCGTCCCCGGCGCTTTCATGACACTGATTGCCTCATCACAACTGGGGCAGGCGATCGAACATCATGATCCACGCCAGCCCGATCTGGTCATGTCCGGCATGAACCGCGGCATCAAGTCGCTTCTGGGTCAGATTGGCCCGAAATCAGGATTTGGCCTGTCCGACGATGGCCTCGATGGCGCGCTGTTCTGGTTCAACCCGGCCAAGCGGACGCTTACCTATGCATCCGCTAAAACACCGCTGTTTGTGCTGTATCCCGATGCCGATGATTTCACGGTATTCGAAGGCGAACGGACAGGGGTCGGCTACGTCGATACGCCAATGGATTACCGATGGTCGGCACATGAAATTCCGGTGCCGCCCAACACCCTGATGTTCATCACCACCGATGGTCTAATGGACCAGATCGGCGGCCCCAAACAAATCGCCTTCGGTAAACGCCGGATTCGCGAAACCGTACTGGCCCAACGCCACGATCGCACCGATGTGATCAGCATGGCCGTACTGAATGCCTACAGTCTGTGGCAGTCCGATCAGCCCAGACGTGACGACTTAACCTTTCTATGCTTCAGGCCCTGA
- a CDS encoding glycoside hydrolase family 18 protein: MGSYFPQWGIYSQAYYIKNMATPALAGKLTYLNYAFNNIYKQADGTYKCQGQITRTEPATNGTFDVNNPANGTGGDAFADIQKSFDASLSVDGVADTWNSPVKGSFGQLIKLKKKFPNLKVVMSLGGWSWSKYFSAAAATDAGRKALVSSCVDIYINGNYPVDTGSNTGGKGVLKGLFDGIDIDWEYPGMQAIGYNTFDAVNDKHNFTLLMQEFRTQLDAAGKAQGKRFVLTAAVGAGSDKIAQTEPSQYAQYMDWINLMTYDFHGAWDATGPTNFQSNLYVDPLAPDYLDPKTGKPGLLATYNINGGVTAITTAGFPANKISLGVPFYGRGWTGVTNANNGLYQKAKGGASGSVESGINNYKVLKTFNGGKTFFNSTAQQSWAFDGTTFWSYDTPADIQNKINYLKSKGMIGIFSWSIDGDDTAGTLTDAMSKVNP; this comes from the coding sequence GTGGGTTCCTATTTCCCGCAATGGGGTATTTATTCACAGGCTTACTACATCAAGAACATGGCCACGCCTGCGCTGGCGGGCAAACTCACCTATCTGAATTACGCGTTCAACAATATCTACAAGCAGGCGGATGGCACTTACAAATGCCAAGGTCAAATTACCCGCACCGAACCTGCCACCAACGGCACATTCGATGTGAATAACCCGGCCAACGGTACCGGCGGCGACGCGTTTGCCGACATCCAGAAGTCCTTTGACGCATCCCTATCCGTAGATGGCGTGGCAGATACCTGGAATTCGCCGGTGAAAGGCAGCTTTGGTCAGTTGATCAAGCTGAAGAAGAAATTCCCGAATCTGAAAGTGGTCATGTCACTGGGTGGCTGGTCGTGGTCGAAGTATTTCTCGGCGGCTGCCGCCACTGATGCCGGACGCAAGGCGCTCGTCTCGTCCTGTGTGGATATCTACATCAATGGCAATTATCCGGTGGATACTGGCTCGAATACCGGAGGTAAGGGTGTGCTGAAGGGCCTCTTCGACGGGATCGACATCGACTGGGAATACCCGGGCATGCAGGCCATTGGTTACAACACCTTTGATGCCGTAAATGACAAGCACAACTTCACACTGCTGATGCAGGAATTCCGTACCCAGCTGGATGCAGCAGGCAAAGCACAAGGCAAGCGTTTTGTCCTGACTGCAGCGGTGGGTGCGGGTTCCGACAAGATCGCTCAAACCGAGCCATCGCAATACGCGCAGTACATGGACTGGATCAACCTGATGACCTATGACTTCCATGGCGCATGGGATGCCACCGGTCCGACCAACTTCCAGTCGAATCTGTATGTTGATCCGCTGGCGCCGGATTATCTGGATCCGAAAACCGGCAAACCGGGTCTGCTGGCTACCTACAACATCAATGGCGGTGTGACAGCCATCACCACAGCGGGCTTCCCGGCAAACAAGATCAGCCTGGGCGTTCCGTTCTATGGTCGCGGCTGGACAGGTGTCACCAATGCCAATAATGGTCTGTACCAGAAGGCTAAAGGTGGCGCATCCGGTTCGGTCGAATCTGGCATCAACAACTACAAGGTTCTGAAGACCTTCAATGGTGGCAAGACCTTCTTCAACAGCACTGCGCAACAATCCTGGGCTTTCGATGGCACCACCTTCTGGAGCTACGACACACCGGCAGATATCCAGAACAAGATTAACTATCTGAAGAGCAAGGGCATGATCGGCATCTTCAGCTGGTCAATCGACGGGGATGACACCGCAGGCACGCTCACCGACGCGATGAGCAAGGTCAATCCGTAA